A section of the Ruania halotolerans genome encodes:
- a CDS encoding GlsB/YeaQ/YmgE family stress response membrane protein, whose amino-acid sequence MGILGYLIVGLICGALAKAILKDRAVGGWLAALVIGVIGAIVGGWIGSMLFGEGIESFFDIKTWLLALAGSILVLFVYTAITGRRTRA is encoded by the coding sequence ATGGGAATTCTTGGCTATCTGATCGTGGGCCTCATCTGCGGCGCACTCGCCAAGGCCATCTTGAAGGACCGCGCCGTCGGAGGCTGGCTTGCCGCCCTCGTGATCGGTGTGATCGGCGCCATCGTCGGCGGATGGATCGGGTCGATGCTGTTCGGTGAAGGCATCGAGAGCTTCTTCGATATCAAGACGTGGCTTCTCGCTCTGGCCGGCTCCATCCTCGTCCTGTTCGTCTACACCGCCATCACGGGCCGCCGTACCCGAGCATGA
- a CDS encoding glycoside hydrolase family 3 C-terminal domain-containing protein, whose product MLLKNADGVLPLAAEGIAESAVLIGELARTARYQGAGSSQVNPTRLDSILGALIERGLDVPFAPGYRLAEAEQEGGAAAGENRDNAALRDEAVAAATGKTAVLVLGLPAADESEGYDREHLDIPVTHRQLLSEVAAVADRVVVLLANGSAVAVSEWEHHVDALLELWLGGQAGGSAAVDLLLGDAAPSGRLTESVPVRLGDLPAQLNFPGENGAVRYGEGLFIGYRGLDAMQRDVSYPFGHGLTYTTFDYADLTVDVAEVTATTQATAVVAAVGVTVRNTGDRAGAAVPQLYLGRPDSAVARPPHELKGFARVDLEPGQEQRVEFAVTRRELSHWDVVTHEWVVEPGPLLVAVGASSRDLPLRQVAGLVAPALRRPLSEGATINEWLEHPHAGTELLAAMGEFGALFGPDSPDPMMAAFLGSMPVKKVPVMRMSPDLTADKLNELVARFA is encoded by the coding sequence GTGCTGCTGAAGAACGCCGACGGCGTCCTGCCGCTGGCTGCCGAAGGTATCGCGGAGTCCGCGGTACTCATCGGCGAGCTTGCCCGCACCGCGCGCTACCAGGGCGCCGGGTCCTCTCAGGTGAACCCGACACGGCTGGACAGCATCCTCGGAGCACTCATCGAGCGCGGCCTGGACGTGCCGTTCGCGCCCGGGTACCGGCTTGCGGAGGCCGAGCAGGAGGGCGGCGCAGCGGCGGGGGAGAACCGTGACAATGCCGCGCTGCGGGACGAGGCCGTGGCTGCGGCCACCGGGAAGACCGCTGTGCTTGTCCTCGGCCTTCCCGCAGCGGACGAATCCGAAGGGTACGACCGCGAGCACCTCGACATCCCGGTCACCCACCGGCAGCTGCTGTCCGAAGTCGCGGCCGTCGCTGACCGGGTGGTCGTGCTGCTCGCGAACGGCTCCGCTGTGGCCGTCTCGGAGTGGGAGCATCACGTCGATGCACTCCTAGAGCTGTGGCTCGGTGGCCAGGCCGGTGGGAGTGCTGCCGTGGACCTGCTGCTCGGGGACGCCGCGCCCTCCGGCCGGCTCACCGAGTCCGTCCCCGTGCGCCTGGGCGATCTGCCCGCCCAACTCAATTTCCCGGGTGAGAATGGGGCGGTCCGGTACGGCGAGGGACTTTTCATCGGCTATCGCGGCCTGGACGCCATGCAGCGAGACGTCTCCTACCCGTTCGGGCACGGCCTCACCTACACCACGTTCGACTATGCCGACCTCACCGTGGACGTCGCCGAGGTGACGGCGACTACGCAGGCGACGGCCGTCGTCGCGGCAGTGGGCGTGACGGTGCGCAATACCGGCGACCGCGCTGGAGCGGCGGTACCCCAGCTCTACCTGGGGCGCCCGGACTCGGCCGTGGCACGGCCACCGCACGAGCTCAAGGGCTTCGCTCGGGTTGACCTCGAACCCGGGCAGGAACAACGCGTCGAGTTCGCCGTCACCCGCCGCGAGCTGAGCCACTGGGACGTGGTGACCCACGAATGGGTGGTGGAACCGGGGCCGCTGCTGGTGGCCGTCGGAGCCTCGTCGCGTGACCTCCCGCTGAGGCAGGTGGCTGGTCTCGTGGCACCGGCGCTGCGCCGCCCGCTGAGCGAGGGTGCGACGATCAATGAATGGCTGGAGCACCCGCACGCGGGAACGGAGTTGCTCGCTGCGATGGGTGAGTTCGGTGCCCTGTTCGGTCCGGACAGCCCGGATCCGATGATGGCCGCCTTCCTCGGGTCCATGCCGGTGAAGAAGGTGCCGGTGATGCGGATGAGTCCCGACCTTACGGCGGACAAGCTCAACGAACTGGTTGCGCGCTTTGCCTAG
- a CDS encoding ABC transporter ATP-binding protein: MTTPTPSDTGPAVQFDQVVKEFPGTAAPVRAVDGIDLTINSGEIVAFLGPNGAGKTTALDMALGLTTPTAGTITVLGQAPRRAVAAGRVSAVLQTGGLLRDLTVAETVTLIASTYAEHAGIETVIERAGLTELAGRKVSKCSGGEQQRLRFALALLPDPDLLILDEPTAGMDVTARRDFWETMRAEAASGRTIVFATHYLEEADAFAQRIVMVAGGRIVADGATEDIRARATGRRVSVTFAPGTRAEALSRLETLDAVHAINPDGDRVHLRALDSDTVARAVLDLGGTDLLVTSGSLDDAFTTLTQGATR; this comes from the coding sequence ATGACAACACCCACCCCCTCAGACACTGGCCCGGCCGTCCAGTTCGATCAGGTCGTCAAGGAGTTCCCTGGCACTGCCGCACCCGTGCGGGCCGTCGACGGCATCGACCTGACCATCAACTCCGGCGAGATCGTCGCGTTCCTCGGCCCGAACGGCGCCGGGAAGACGACGGCGCTCGACATGGCCCTGGGCCTGACCACACCCACCGCCGGCACGATCACTGTGCTCGGGCAGGCACCCCGCCGCGCAGTTGCCGCCGGGCGGGTCTCGGCCGTGCTGCAGACCGGAGGTCTGCTGCGCGACCTCACTGTGGCTGAGACGGTCACGCTCATCGCCTCGACCTACGCCGAGCACGCCGGGATCGAGACCGTGATCGAGCGCGCGGGCCTGACTGAGCTCGCCGGCCGGAAGGTCTCGAAGTGCTCCGGTGGTGAGCAGCAGCGCCTCCGGTTCGCCCTCGCCCTGCTGCCCGATCCGGACCTGCTGATCCTGGATGAACCGACCGCCGGGATGGACGTGACGGCCAGGCGCGACTTCTGGGAGACGATGCGGGCCGAGGCCGCCTCCGGCCGGACGATCGTCTTCGCCACCCACTACCTGGAAGAAGCCGACGCCTTCGCGCAGCGGATCGTCATGGTGGCCGGCGGCCGTATCGTGGCCGACGGTGCCACCGAGGATATCCGTGCCCGGGCCACCGGACGTCGCGTCTCGGTCACGTTCGCGCCCGGCACCCGCGCTGAGGCACTCTCCCGTCTGGAGACGCTGGACGCCGTCCACGCCATCAACCCCGACGGCGATCGCGTGCACCTGCGCGCCCTCGACTCCGACACCGTCGCCCGCGCCGTGCTCGACCTCGGCGGCACCGACCTGCTCGTCACCTCCGGCTCGCTCGACGACGCCTTCACCACCCTGACCCAAGGAGCCACCCGATGA
- a CDS encoding sensor histidine kinase, which translates to MSAPDDESTLSTAPWTKFSWLLATPWLAFLAFPVVGTLRQPLPVPVQVGALTAIAAFAGVYLYAFITNARTWDRPWRGRILLLVLAVLTVPAFLTVGVDAFGMFTFLGVYAVFSQPLRRAAWIAAGLVALVVVTVLLAGAPDRLFYAVITAGTVVFVGLIRWIDSRQEQRDVLERQLTLTAERERVARDVHDVLGHSLTVVTVKAELAERLVDVDPDAAKAELAAIRSLTREALGEVRATVAGLRVARLADELASARDALTDAGIAAQVPEDASVVDPRHRIVLAWVLREAVTNVVRHSQARRCEVTLSAHSLLVADDGVGPGGAGESGGLRGARERVADAGGTLTVGPGETGGTRVEVHW; encoded by the coding sequence ATGTCTGCTCCCGACGATGAGTCCACGCTCAGCACAGCACCGTGGACCAAGTTCAGTTGGCTGCTTGCCACCCCGTGGCTGGCGTTCCTGGCGTTCCCGGTGGTGGGCACGCTGCGCCAGCCGCTGCCTGTTCCGGTCCAGGTGGGCGCCCTGACGGCGATCGCTGCCTTCGCAGGTGTCTACCTGTACGCGTTCATCACCAACGCCCGCACCTGGGACCGTCCGTGGCGCGGGCGAATCCTGCTGCTCGTGCTGGCAGTCCTGACGGTGCCGGCGTTCCTGACCGTGGGAGTGGACGCCTTCGGCATGTTCACCTTCCTGGGGGTGTACGCCGTGTTCAGTCAGCCGCTGCGGCGAGCTGCCTGGATCGCGGCCGGGCTGGTGGCACTCGTCGTGGTCACAGTGTTGCTCGCCGGTGCGCCGGACCGGCTCTTCTACGCCGTCATCACCGCCGGCACGGTGGTCTTCGTGGGTCTGATCCGCTGGATCGACTCCCGGCAGGAGCAGCGCGATGTGCTCGAACGCCAGCTGACCTTGACCGCCGAGCGCGAGCGCGTGGCCCGGGATGTCCACGATGTGCTCGGGCACAGTCTCACCGTGGTGACGGTCAAAGCCGAACTCGCGGAGCGCCTGGTGGACGTTGATCCGGACGCGGCCAAGGCAGAGCTCGCAGCCATTCGCTCCCTCACCCGCGAGGCCCTCGGGGAGGTACGCGCCACCGTGGCCGGGCTGCGGGTGGCCCGGCTGGCCGATGAGCTGGCGTCCGCACGGGATGCGCTGACCGATGCGGGGATCGCTGCGCAGGTGCCCGAGGACGCGTCCGTGGTGGACCCCCGCCATCGGATCGTGCTCGCATGGGTGCTGCGCGAAGCGGTGACCAATGTGGTGCGCCACTCGCAGGCACGGCGGTGCGAGGTCACCTTGAGCGCGCACTCGCTACTGGTGGCCGACGACGGCGTGGGCCCAGGGGGCGCTGGTGAGTCCGGCGGGCTGCGGGGTGCCCGGGAGCGGGTGGCCGATGCCGGTGGCACGTTGACCGTAGGCCCGGGTGAGACGGGCGGAACGCGTGTGGAGGTGCACTGGTGA
- a CDS encoding response regulator transcription factor: MTGSIKVLLADDQALVRGALAALLRLEADLDVVAEVGNGNDVVAAAREHGAQVCLLDIEMPGADGITVAARLREELPEVHSLMVTTFGRPGYLRRALEAGAAGFVVKDTPAAELADAIRAVHTGRRVVDPALATESLAGGPSPLGQREREVLRECLDGEPIATIAARIHLSPGTVRNYVSSAIGKVGAANRVEAARVADRNGWL, translated from the coding sequence GTGACCGGTTCGATCAAGGTGCTGCTAGCTGATGACCAGGCGCTGGTGCGCGGGGCTTTGGCGGCCTTGCTGCGCCTGGAGGCTGACCTCGATGTGGTGGCCGAGGTGGGCAACGGCAACGACGTCGTCGCGGCCGCACGGGAGCATGGTGCACAGGTGTGCCTGCTGGACATCGAGATGCCCGGCGCTGATGGCATCACCGTGGCGGCGCGGCTGCGCGAGGAGCTGCCGGAGGTGCACTCGCTGATGGTGACGACATTCGGGCGGCCGGGTTACCTCCGGCGAGCCCTGGAGGCAGGTGCGGCAGGTTTCGTCGTCAAGGACACCCCGGCCGCTGAGCTGGCTGACGCCATTCGTGCCGTGCATACCGGACGGCGGGTGGTGGATCCGGCGCTGGCGACCGAGTCCCTGGCCGGTGGGCCGAGCCCCTTGGGTCAGCGGGAACGGGAGGTGCTGCGCGAGTGCCTGGACGGCGAGCCGATCGCCACGATCGCCGCCCGGATCCACCTCAGCCCCGGCACCGTACGCAACTACGTCTCCTCGGCCATCGGGAAGGTCGGGGCCGCCAACCGTGTGGAGGCCGCCCGGGTTGCCGATCGGAACGGCTGGCTGTGA
- a CDS encoding TerC family protein → MESLASPDVWIALATLLALELVLGVDNVVFISILANRLPAEQRQKARVLGLALALVMRIILLFFASWIVGLTDPFFAIGGVDALTFSGRDLILIAGGAFLIYKAVTEIHHKLEGAEGGEEGAATKAATTFGQVILQIVLIDMVFSLDSVITAVGMVDQLWVMITAVVVAIVLMMFLAKSIGEFVERHPTVKMLCLAFLVLIGATLLAEGFDVHVSKGMIYGPIAFAIGVEVLNLIYRGRKAKRAGGGVEPVHLKVTYPEQKAGAGVQDSQG, encoded by the coding sequence GTGGAATCTCTCGCCAGCCCAGACGTCTGGATCGCTCTCGCCACCCTCCTCGCCCTCGAGTTGGTGCTCGGCGTGGACAACGTCGTCTTCATTTCCATCCTCGCCAACAGGCTCCCGGCCGAGCAGCGTCAGAAGGCGCGGGTGCTCGGACTCGCCTTGGCGTTGGTGATGCGCATCATCCTGCTGTTCTTCGCCTCCTGGATTGTCGGCCTGACCGATCCGTTCTTCGCGATCGGTGGCGTGGACGCGCTCACCTTCTCTGGGCGGGACCTGATTCTGATCGCCGGTGGTGCCTTCCTGATCTACAAGGCCGTCACCGAGATCCACCACAAGCTGGAGGGCGCCGAGGGCGGGGAGGAGGGGGCCGCCACCAAGGCCGCCACCACCTTCGGCCAGGTGATCCTCCAGATCGTCCTCATCGACATGGTCTTCTCCCTCGACTCGGTGATCACCGCGGTCGGGATGGTCGACCAGCTCTGGGTGATGATCACCGCCGTGGTGGTCGCCATCGTGCTCATGATGTTCCTGGCGAAGTCCATCGGCGAGTTCGTGGAGCGCCACCCCACCGTGAAGATGCTGTGCCTGGCGTTCCTCGTGCTGATCGGTGCGACGCTGCTCGCCGAGGGCTTCGACGTGCACGTGAGCAAGGGAATGATCTACGGCCCGATCGCCTTCGCTATCGGCGTGGAGGTCCTCAACCTCATCTACCGTGGCCGCAAGGCGAAGCGTGCGGGTGGCGGTGTGGAACCCGTCCACCTGAAGGTCACCTATCCCGAGCAGAAGGCCGGCGCTGGCGTGCAGGACTCCCAAGGCTGA
- a CDS encoding ABC transporter permease produces MNTTYLRIELTRVGRDLVSMFFIAVMPAFFFIIFGASMEYGAYPIGNGNVSMHTMISMAAFGAVVATTGVGGMAAVERMQGWGRQLGLTPMSDGAYVRVKTTVAFTISLIPIGLVYLIGAFTGASAPGWVWAASAAIVMLGAAVFSLYGLIVGLLFRSESAVGAASGALVILAFLGNIFFPLSGVMLTIAKFTPLYGIIGLARYPLTDGALVATEGVGGSDPLWVLLANSLIWAVIFAVGAVLLVRRGRSRQ; encoded by the coding sequence ATGAACACCACCTATCTGCGGATCGAACTCACCCGGGTGGGCCGGGACCTGGTCAGCATGTTCTTCATCGCGGTGATGCCGGCGTTCTTCTTCATCATCTTCGGGGCGTCGATGGAGTACGGCGCCTACCCGATCGGCAACGGGAACGTCTCGATGCACACGATGATCTCGATGGCCGCCTTCGGTGCGGTGGTGGCGACCACGGGCGTGGGCGGGATGGCCGCCGTCGAGCGGATGCAGGGCTGGGGGCGCCAGCTCGGCCTGACGCCGATGTCGGACGGCGCCTACGTGCGCGTGAAGACCACCGTGGCGTTCACGATCTCGCTCATCCCGATCGGCCTCGTCTACCTCATCGGCGCGTTCACCGGCGCCAGCGCACCAGGCTGGGTGTGGGCCGCGAGCGCCGCGATCGTCATGCTCGGGGCGGCTGTGTTCTCCCTGTACGGCCTCATCGTGGGCCTGCTCTTCCGGAGCGAGTCCGCGGTCGGGGCCGCCAGCGGCGCACTGGTGATCCTGGCGTTCCTCGGCAACATCTTCTTCCCGCTCAGCGGGGTGATGCTCACGATCGCGAAGTTCACCCCGCTGTACGGGATCATCGGGCTGGCGCGCTATCCGCTGACCGACGGTGCGCTCGTAGCCACCGAGGGAGTCGGCGGCTCCGACCCGCTGTGGGTACTGCTGGCGAACAGCCTCATCTGGGCGGTGATCTTCGCCGTCGGCGCGGTGCTGCTGGTACGGCGCGGCCGCAGCCGGCAATGA
- a CDS encoding MDR family MFS transporter yields MSPAQHTNTVGVGLRSERGPILGALMLAAALVALDATILATASTTIARELGAFDQVPWLFSSYTLAQAVTVPVYGRLADVLGRKRVMLAGIGLFLLGSVLCALAPSMLALIVFRVIQGLGAGAIIPMSMTIASDIYTLAERAKTQGYLASVWAISSVAGPTFGGVFAEFVSWRWIFWINVPFALAAAVLLWRRFREPGRSGPREPIDVRGAVLLTLGSALLVLVLLEAGTWGWDSPLTIGLFVAALLLLLSFVLYARRAAHPIFNVRVLRQRIIGASTVASLMVGVIVLGLSTYVPIYAQGVLGYGPLMAGFALAALTLGWPIAATLSGRVYLRFGFRFTGLLGSGIVVGGATLTLMLGESSQLWQVGACCFVIGVGMGLTATPTLIAAQTSADWGQRGAVTGTNLFARSLGSAAGVAVFGGLVNARTTLGVDGLPEGPGLAAAMHLVFIAALVVTVVMLAAVAVMPKDRPTWAVKD; encoded by the coding sequence GTGAGCCCAGCCCAGCACACGAACACGGTCGGCGTCGGCCTGCGCTCCGAGCGCGGGCCGATCCTCGGTGCGCTCATGCTGGCGGCCGCGCTGGTCGCATTGGATGCCACGATCCTCGCGACCGCTTCCACCACGATCGCCCGCGAGCTGGGTGCCTTCGACCAGGTGCCCTGGCTGTTCTCCAGCTACACGCTTGCCCAGGCGGTCACGGTGCCGGTGTATGGCCGGCTCGCGGACGTGCTCGGCCGCAAGCGGGTGATGCTGGCCGGGATCGGTCTGTTCCTGCTCGGCTCGGTGCTGTGCGCGCTCGCACCGAGCATGCTGGCGCTGATCGTGTTCCGCGTGATCCAGGGCCTCGGCGCGGGCGCGATCATCCCGATGTCGATGACCATCGCGAGCGACATCTACACCCTCGCCGAGCGCGCCAAGACGCAGGGCTACCTCGCCAGCGTGTGGGCGATCTCCTCGGTGGCCGGGCCCACCTTCGGCGGGGTCTTCGCGGAGTTCGTGAGCTGGCGGTGGATCTTCTGGATCAACGTGCCTTTCGCATTGGCGGCCGCCGTGTTGTTGTGGCGGCGGTTCCGGGAACCGGGCAGGTCCGGCCCACGCGAGCCGATCGACGTGCGCGGCGCCGTGCTGCTGACCCTCGGCAGCGCCCTGCTGGTACTGGTGCTGCTGGAGGCAGGCACGTGGGGGTGGGACTCGCCGCTCACGATCGGGCTGTTCGTCGCCGCATTGTTGTTGCTGCTGTCCTTCGTGCTGTACGCACGGCGGGCGGCGCACCCGATCTTCAACGTGCGGGTGCTCCGCCAGCGCATCATCGGCGCCTCCACCGTCGCCTCCTTGATGGTGGGCGTGATCGTGCTCGGGCTGTCCACCTACGTACCGATTTACGCCCAAGGAGTGCTGGGCTACGGACCCCTGATGGCCGGCTTCGCACTCGCCGCACTCACCCTCGGTTGGCCGATCGCGGCCACCCTCTCCGGACGGGTCTACCTGCGATTCGGGTTCCGGTTCACCGGTCTGCTCGGGTCGGGGATCGTCGTGGGTGGTGCGACTCTCACGCTGATGCTGGGTGAGAGCAGCCAGTTGTGGCAGGTGGGCGCGTGCTGCTTCGTGATCGGGGTCGGCATGGGCCTGACGGCGACTCCCACGCTGATCGCCGCACAAACGAGCGCCGACTGGGGCCAGCGCGGAGCGGTCACCGGAACGAATCTGTTCGCCCGCTCGCTCGGCTCGGCGGCCGGTGTTGCCGTTTTCGGCGGGCTGGTCAATGCGCGCACCACGCTCGGCGTGGATGGCCTCCCGGAGGGGCCCGGTCTGGCCGCAGCGATGCACCTGGTGTTCATCGCTGCGCTCGTGGTGACCGTCGTGATGCTGGCGGCCGTGGCCGTGATGCCGAAGGATCGGCCAACTTGGGCCGTGAAGGACTGA
- a CDS encoding TetR/AcrR family transcriptional regulator produces the protein MVDEQVRRPGRPRAGGEDKRERILSEAVRLFARSGYAATSLSDVAKAAHISKAGLLHHFSSKHALFSAVLEHRDSVDLPAMDSGNIWDLLASFADLMDRNGQTPSMVGLYMVMAVDGTSADHPAHRWLLQHFEHAVLNLERAFEQGKTDGLVHPDAPSLTLARSVVALADGIQLQWLCEGVPGGEPVQMGDQIRQMAELIRARWAM, from the coding sequence ATGGTTGATGAACAGGTGCGCCGCCCTGGTCGGCCCCGGGCCGGCGGTGAGGACAAACGCGAGCGGATCCTCTCTGAGGCAGTTCGCTTGTTCGCCCGGTCCGGGTACGCCGCTACCTCGTTGAGTGATGTGGCCAAGGCGGCGCACATCTCCAAAGCCGGGCTACTGCACCACTTCAGCTCCAAGCACGCGCTCTTCTCGGCGGTCCTCGAGCATCGGGACTCCGTCGATCTCCCGGCCATGGACTCCGGCAACATTTGGGACCTCCTCGCGAGCTTCGCCGACCTCATGGACCGCAACGGCCAGACCCCGTCGATGGTGGGGCTGTACATGGTGATGGCTGTGGACGGCACCTCTGCCGACCATCCGGCGCATCGATGGCTGCTCCAGCACTTCGAGCACGCCGTACTGAACCTGGAGAGAGCATTCGAGCAAGGGAAGACGGATGGCCTCGTCCACCCGGACGCACCGTCCCTCACCTTGGCTCGCTCCGTGGTGGCACTCGCCGACGGCATCCAACTGCAGTGGCTGTGTGAGGGGGTGCCTGGTGGTGAGCCCGTACAGATGGGCGATCAGATCAGACAGATGGCAGAGCTGATCCGGGCACGGTGGGCAATGTAG
- a CDS encoding ABC transporter substrate-binding protein, which produces MNVPTHPSARLAPGALAAALLLTACGSAVTSAPPETSTMEAVTVENCGRDVVIEGAPEAVVGMHPAQTELMLRLGLADRLAGQAQTESQALPDDVAALAADVPVIGGVMPPSREDLLAVEPDFVYSPTTYEFTAEQGFASIDQLEQAGAAVYVATGGCAERRMGGEVTDLFTDLENIGMIFGVEDAAAELIAQSQAELDEVEAAVADVEPLRVAQVYVDGTTLQAIGAGIEYDILGRAGADNVYGPDQSAFADFFAATISPESLAAEEPDALVFSVYDEAHEAATREFLESTFPDMPAVREGRLIAVSSADVFPGTLGNISIVRQIAEGLYPDAF; this is translated from the coding sequence ATGAACGTTCCCACTCACCCCTCCGCGCGCCTGGCACCTGGCGCCCTGGCCGCTGCACTGCTGCTGACGGCGTGCGGGTCCGCCGTCACGTCAGCTCCCCCAGAGACCTCGACGATGGAAGCGGTGACGGTCGAGAACTGCGGACGGGACGTCGTCATCGAGGGCGCCCCCGAGGCGGTGGTGGGAATGCACCCGGCGCAGACCGAATTGATGCTGCGTCTCGGCCTCGCCGATCGCCTCGCCGGACAGGCCCAGACTGAGTCGCAAGCATTGCCGGACGACGTTGCGGCACTGGCCGCCGACGTTCCGGTGATCGGTGGTGTGATGCCGCCCAGTCGTGAGGACCTGCTGGCCGTGGAGCCGGACTTCGTCTACTCGCCCACCACCTACGAGTTCACCGCCGAGCAGGGTTTCGCCAGCATCGACCAGCTCGAACAGGCAGGGGCCGCTGTCTACGTGGCCACCGGCGGGTGCGCGGAGCGCAGGATGGGCGGTGAGGTCACCGATCTGTTCACCGACCTGGAGAACATCGGGATGATCTTCGGGGTGGAGGATGCCGCCGCGGAGCTCATCGCGCAAAGCCAGGCAGAGCTCGATGAAGTCGAGGCAGCGGTGGCCGATGTGGAGCCGTTGCGCGTGGCTCAGGTGTACGTGGACGGCACGACACTGCAGGCCATCGGTGCCGGCATCGAATACGACATCCTCGGCCGGGCCGGCGCGGACAACGTCTACGGTCCCGATCAGTCCGCGTTCGCGGACTTCTTCGCCGCAACCATCTCACCGGAGTCGCTCGCCGCGGAGGAGCCGGACGCGCTGGTCTTCTCGGTGTACGACGAGGCGCACGAGGCAGCCACCCGGGAGTTCCTTGAGTCCACCTTCCCGGACATGCCCGCCGTGCGTGAGGGGCGCCTGATCGCGGTCTCCAGTGCCGACGTGTTCCCCGGAACACTGGGAAATATCTCGATCGTGCGGCAGATCGCCGAAGGTCTCTACCCGGACGCCTTCTGA
- a CDS encoding glycoside hydrolase family 3 N-terminal domain-containing protein: MSTSPPTLTEADIPHLLGTLALEEKAALCSGQDFWHTQALERLGIPAVMITDGPHGLRRQTGATDHVGLNDSVPATCFPSAAGLGATWDRDLLRQVGEALGIETRANAVAVLLGPGVNMKRSPLCGRNFEYFSEDPFLAGELATELVEGIQARGVGTSLKHFAANNQESGRMRISVEVDERTLREMYLPAFEKVVTRAQPWSVMCAYNKINGTYASQDPWLLTEVLREEWGFEGLVVSDWGAVDDRAAGVAAGLDLEMPSSHGINDAAIVAAVRAGALAESDLDRAVSRVLTMVAKAQPALAEPGTGT, from the coding sequence ATGAGCACCTCGCCCCCTACACTCACCGAGGCCGACATCCCCCACCTGCTCGGCACATTGGCGCTCGAGGAGAAGGCTGCCCTGTGCTCTGGACAGGACTTCTGGCACACCCAAGCGCTGGAGCGGCTGGGGATCCCCGCCGTCATGATCACCGACGGTCCGCATGGGCTGCGAAGGCAGACCGGAGCGACCGATCACGTTGGATTGAACGATTCCGTGCCCGCTACGTGCTTTCCCTCGGCCGCCGGCCTGGGCGCCACCTGGGACCGTGACCTGCTACGCCAGGTGGGGGAGGCGCTCGGCATTGAGACCCGCGCGAACGCCGTGGCCGTGCTCCTCGGGCCTGGCGTGAACATGAAGCGCAGCCCGCTGTGCGGCCGCAACTTCGAGTACTTCTCGGAGGACCCTTTCCTCGCCGGTGAACTCGCCACCGAGCTCGTGGAAGGGATCCAGGCCCGCGGGGTGGGCACCTCGCTGAAGCACTTCGCCGCCAACAATCAGGAGAGTGGCCGGATGCGGATCTCCGTCGAGGTGGACGAGCGAACGCTGCGCGAGATGTACCTGCCTGCATTCGAGAAGGTGGTCACCCGCGCCCAGCCGTGGAGTGTGATGTGCGCCTACAACAAAATCAACGGAACCTACGCCTCGCAAGACCCGTGGTTGCTTACCGAGGTCCTCCGGGAGGAGTGGGGATTCGAGGGTCTGGTGGTTTCCGACTGGGGCGCGGTGGATGATCGGGCCGCCGGAGTCGCCGCAGGCCTCGACTTGGAGATGCCGTCCTCGCATGGCATCAACGATGCAGCGATCGTTGCCGCTGTGCGCGCAGGCGCCCTCGCCGAGTCCGACCTCGACAGGGCCGTCTCCCGTGTGCTCACCATGGTGGCCAAGGCCCAGCCCGCTCTTGCTGAGCCCGGCACGGGGACCTGA